A single window of Acidimicrobiia bacterium DNA harbors:
- a CDS encoding NERD domain-containing protein → MDSPAFAGGAADPFAGPVVDRGIAGASARAEYERRSPYGGDAISAQYPRIGAMLRRVAGEPQHVEAWLKGSVGEERLGLVLDRIPHAWVLHDRAVPASKANIDHILVVPSGVFVIDAKRYKGKIAWSAGHLRVNGRDQTRLGEGILRQVTMIEQALRSEPDTRVAGVLCFVEGTFETRPPFGPGAFVVHSPRTLRYALERPGRYSFDDRQRLAGLLSEAFPPAAS, encoded by the coding sequence GTGGATTCGCCAGCTTTTGCAGGTGGTGCCGCCGATCCATTTGCCGGTCCTGTCGTGGACCGGGGAATTGCCGGGGCATCTGCCCGGGCCGAGTACGAGCGGCGCAGCCCGTACGGTGGCGACGCCATCTCAGCGCAGTACCCGCGGATTGGCGCCATGTTGCGGCGGGTGGCGGGAGAGCCGCAACACGTTGAGGCCTGGCTGAAGGGATCGGTCGGCGAGGAACGTCTTGGTCTGGTCCTTGATCGGATTCCTCATGCCTGGGTGCTTCACGATCGCGCCGTTCCTGCTTCGAAGGCGAACATTGACCATATATTGGTCGTGCCTAGCGGCGTGTTCGTCATCGATGCGAAACGCTATAAGGGGAAGATCGCCTGGTCGGCAGGTCACCTTCGGGTCAACGGGCGGGATCAAACGCGTCTGGGAGAAGGGATCCTGCGACAGGTGACGATGATCGAACAAGCTCTACGTTCGGAGCCAGATACGCGGGTTGCTGGTGTGCTCTGTTTCGTTGAGGGCACCTTTGAAACCAGACCGCCATTTGGGCCTGGCGCCTTTGTCGTCCACAGTCCGAGAACCTTGCGGTACGCCCTTGAGCGGCCAGGCAGGTACAGCTTTGACGATCGCCAGCGTCTCGCCGGGCTTCTATCGGAAGCTTTCCCACCAGCCGCCAGCTGA
- a CDS encoding YHYH protein, producing the protein MNKTRGLFAMVVLVIAACGASADDLVESSDSTTPTTSTATPSNRAPNEAWLNAWIINDSGETAGVIGSDVEVNVQSAEIVEVDGAAFMAVSATGIPNYTHTITNQDETFLTSRRSSDFTGDGLIISAGDEVAFGEDIGYNSTGCTSTDGTGFGYWPPGPACPTEQSYDVLFPLSPVLADGGNTSTGLGMIGLWVNGVAIFGWGDGQSYNNERVWENLAPVAESYDLDICPGHSAMGTYHHHSYPTCLADQLGDTGDSHSPIYGFASDGFPIYGPWVADGVLARSSWTVRDYEDPTSSTGCGEAGIRSCLLLDQTDPAAGTVATSSIGPTTSDTVTSMSNNVFQATAGYFLQDYYYESGLNDGTLEALDQFNGHDHDGLGYHYHVTLAVEGDQLVDAFPYYVGIEFAGVVGDSFAAAEPVNPGGQAPVAPDLSGVASALGVTVEKLERALGEPPPDLAAAAAELGITEKELMEALAQSGLGPPP; encoded by the coding sequence ATGAACAAAACCCGGGGACTATTCGCCATGGTTGTCCTTGTCATCGCGGCATGTGGTGCATCCGCAGACGATCTCGTCGAGTCGTCTGACTCAACAACACCGACAACGTCGACCGCCACCCCGTCCAACAGGGCCCCGAACGAGGCCTGGTTGAACGCCTGGATCATCAACGACTCGGGTGAGACGGCCGGGGTAATCGGCTCCGACGTAGAGGTCAATGTGCAATCGGCAGAGATCGTCGAGGTCGATGGGGCAGCATTCATGGCGGTATCCGCCACCGGTATCCCCAACTACACCCACACCATCACCAACCAAGACGAGACGTTTCTCACCAGTAGACGATCGAGCGACTTCACGGGAGATGGCCTCATCATTTCGGCAGGCGATGAGGTGGCATTCGGAGAAGACATCGGATACAACAGCACCGGGTGCACCAGCACCGATGGAACAGGCTTCGGCTACTGGCCTCCCGGCCCCGCTTGCCCGACCGAGCAGTCCTACGACGTCCTGTTTCCACTTAGCCCGGTCCTCGCAGACGGAGGTAACACCTCAACCGGCCTCGGCATGATCGGCCTGTGGGTGAACGGGGTAGCCATCTTCGGATGGGGTGACGGCCAGTCGTACAACAACGAGCGCGTATGGGAGAACCTGGCTCCGGTCGCCGAGTCATACGACCTTGACATATGCCCCGGACACTCGGCGATGGGGACCTATCACCATCACTCATATCCGACGTGCCTGGCCGACCAGTTGGGCGACACGGGCGATTCTCACTCGCCCATCTACGGGTTCGCCTCTGATGGATTCCCCATCTACGGCCCATGGGTGGCTGACGGAGTTCTCGCTCGCAGTTCCTGGACCGTGCGTGACTACGAAGACCCGACGTCCTCAACCGGATGCGGGGAGGCGGGCATCCGGTCCTGCCTTCTCCTCGACCAGACAGATCCGGCCGCCGGCACCGTCGCCACTTCGTCGATCGGTCCGACTACCAGCGACACGGTGACGTCCATGTCCAACAATGTGTTCCAGGCCACCGCCGGCTATTTCCTCCAGGACTATTACTACGAATCGGGCCTGAACGACGGCACCCTCGAAGCCCTCGACCAGTTCAACGGACACGACCACGACGGGTTGGGCTACCACTATCACGTAACCCTGGCCGTCGAAGGCGACCAACTCGTCGATGCGTTTCCCTATTACGTTGGTATCGAGTTCGCGGGAGTTGTCGGTGATTCTTTTGCGGCTGCTGAGCCGGTGAATCCCGGTGGTCAAGCGCCGGTCGCGCCGGACCTGAGCGGAGTCGCTTCGGCTCTCGGTGTTACGGTAGAAAAACTCGAGCGAGCTCTCGGGGAACCACCTCCCGACCTGGCGGCCGCCGCCGCTGAACTCGGAATCACCGAAAAGGAACTTATGGAAGCTCTCGCACAGTCCGGACTCGGACCGCCGCCCTAA
- a CDS encoding amidase, producing the protein MTAHAEYEKHDATGLSDLVRTGQAHPRELLEAAIASVERSNATINAVVHKIYERAMEYVDGPIPEGPLAGVPFLLKDLGSALAGVPMTGGSRYLMGFIPDYDSEIVARYKQAGLVIFGKTNTPEFGLVAVTEPELHGPTLNPWDITRTPGGSSGGAAAAVAAGYVPAAHASDGGGSIRIPASACGLFGMKPTRGRVPHGPAVGDPGFGLTQTHAITRSVRDSALLLDVARGHDHGAPYQIREPDRPYVDELDVDPGQLRIGFTNQALFGTDTHPDCVEAVEKAVALLEGLGHRVEEVTIPFDRARMPSTFVRIWAASLAGDLETMQLATGKKLHLDHFELTTWLLAVIGRRLSAADLAAEVGFMHSESRRVQTAWRDHDVIITPTLARPPVKIGELAPTESQIRQMKVLVRVPVRKLLDRALEEVAGENMAPVPNTMLFNMTGQPAMSVPLHWNADNLPIGVQFVGRWGDEATLFRLASQLQAAQPWWDRRPPPLH; encoded by the coding sequence ATGACCGCGCACGCAGAGTACGAAAAGCACGATGCCACCGGACTGTCCGACCTGGTGCGGACCGGACAGGCACATCCCCGCGAATTGCTAGAGGCGGCTATTGCCTCGGTTGAACGATCCAACGCAACGATCAATGCCGTGGTCCACAAGATCTACGAGCGGGCCATGGAATATGTTGACGGGCCGATCCCGGAAGGGCCACTGGCGGGTGTGCCGTTCTTGCTCAAGGATCTCGGGTCGGCGCTGGCGGGCGTGCCGATGACGGGTGGCTCGCGGTACCTCATGGGGTTCATTCCTGACTACGACAGCGAGATCGTCGCCCGGTACAAACAAGCAGGACTCGTCATCTTCGGCAAGACAAACACGCCGGAGTTTGGCCTGGTCGCTGTCACCGAACCCGAACTCCATGGCCCTACCCTCAACCCGTGGGATATCACCCGGACCCCGGGTGGCTCCAGTGGTGGGGCAGCGGCGGCCGTGGCGGCCGGGTATGTGCCGGCTGCTCACGCCAGCGATGGGGGAGGTTCCATCCGGATACCCGCCTCGGCCTGTGGACTGTTCGGAATGAAGCCAACGCGCGGCCGGGTTCCGCATGGTCCGGCGGTCGGCGATCCTGGTTTCGGCCTCACTCAAACCCACGCCATAACCCGGTCGGTCAGGGATAGCGCATTGCTGCTCGACGTGGCCAGGGGCCATGATCACGGCGCTCCGTACCAGATCCGAGAACCCGATCGTCCGTACGTTGATGAACTAGATGTCGATCCCGGCCAGCTTCGCATCGGTTTTACCAACCAGGCCCTGTTTGGCACCGACACCCACCCCGACTGTGTGGAAGCCGTCGAAAAGGCGGTCGCCCTCCTCGAGGGTCTCGGGCATCGTGTCGAGGAAGTGACAATTCCGTTCGACCGGGCCCGGATGCCTTCCACCTTCGTGCGGATCTGGGCTGCTTCGCTTGCCGGTGATCTCGAAACCATGCAATTGGCGACGGGCAAGAAGCTCCACCTCGATCACTTCGAACTTACGACCTGGTTGCTGGCTGTGATCGGCCGGAGGCTGTCGGCCGCCGATCTCGCAGCTGAGGTTGGCTTCATGCATTCTGAGTCCCGTCGGGTCCAGACGGCCTGGCGCGATCACGATGTCATCATCACCCCGACGTTGGCGAGGCCGCCCGTGAAGATTGGTGAACTGGCTCCGACCGAATCCCAGATTCGCCAGATGAAAGTGCTCGTCCGGGTACCGGTCCGCAAACTGCTCGACCGCGCCCTAGAGGAGGTGGCCGGCGAAAATATGGCTCCTGTTCCGAACACCATGCTGTTCAATATGACCGGGCAGCCGGCGATGTCGGTGCCCCTCCATTGGAATGCCGACAACCTGCCGATTGGAGTTCAGTTCGTCGGCCGCTGGGGAGACGAGGCGACCCTCTTCCGGCTTGCTTCTCAACTTCAGGCCGCCCAACCCTGGTGGGACCGCCGGCCTCCGCCACTGCACTAG
- a CDS encoding methyltransferase domain-containing protein: MARSHVARRSDDARNVARVLTTQAETQANYDRIARFYEPLEGIWERRVRSAGVAALHVGPGESVLEIGSGPGYILADFGRMAGPDGVAVGIDLSSKMCRLAHRRLSVDSQTVGVVVQGDGGRLPFDDGPFDAVFMSFTLELFDTPQIAVVVAETYRILRPGGRITVVSLRKEDPAPLMQRGYEWGHSAFPKLLDCRPIRVGQALTEAGFRIEVDQRLSMWGLPVALVVGSRPAS, translated from the coding sequence ATGGCACGCTCTCATGTCGCAAGGCGGTCGGACGATGCACGAAACGTTGCCAGAGTCTTGACGACTCAGGCTGAAACCCAGGCGAACTACGATCGGATTGCCCGGTTCTACGAGCCCCTCGAAGGGATCTGGGAGCGACGGGTTCGCTCGGCCGGTGTCGCTGCTTTGCACGTTGGGCCAGGGGAGAGCGTGCTCGAAATCGGGAGCGGCCCCGGCTACATCCTTGCCGATTTCGGGAGGATGGCCGGCCCGGACGGAGTCGCTGTGGGGATCGACCTTTCTTCGAAAATGTGTCGGCTGGCTCACCGCCGACTATCGGTTGATAGCCAGACCGTGGGAGTTGTCGTCCAGGGTGATGGGGGCCGGCTGCCGTTTGATGACGGCCCTTTTGATGCGGTGTTCATGAGCTTCACTTTGGAGTTGTTCGACACTCCCCAGATCGCGGTAGTAGTAGCCGAGACGTACCGGATTCTCAGGCCGGGCGGGCGGATCACTGTGGTGTCGTTACGGAAAGAAGATCCAGCGCCTCTGATGCAGCGAGGATACGAATGGGGTCACTCGGCCTTCCCGAAACTCTTGGATTGTCGACCGATCCGGGTCGGCCAAGCCTTGACTGAGGCCGGGTTCAGGATTGAAGTCGACCAGCGATTGTCGATGTGGGGACTCCCCGTGGCGCTGGTAGTCGGGTCTAGACCTGCGAGCTGA